From the genome of Neomonachus schauinslandi chromosome 1, ASM220157v2, whole genome shotgun sequence:
GGGCAGAGATTACAATGATTAACCATAGAATCTAAACTGGGAAAAGAAAGATGCAAGGACATGACAGGGATGGTGGCTGTAAAAACTAAAAAGGTAGGGTCAATAGATTAGAAGACCTCATCTGAAGAAACATTCTATTGAGAGTATTTAAAAGGTGAACTGGAAGGAGAGAATAAAGTAATTAGAAAATGGAACAGTAGGAAAAGCAATCTGGGCAAGAGAACAATTATTCGTACTGGTGAGGTCTACAGCCACACTGTCTAATGGAATAGCCATTATCCTCGTGTGCccatttaaacttaaattaaattaaagattcagttcttttttttttaagattttatttatttatttgagagagagagaatgagagagagcacatgagaggggggagggtcagagggagaagcagactccctgccgagcagggagcccgatgcgggactcgatccagggactccaggatcatgacctgagccgaaggcaggcgcttaaccaactgagccacccaggcgcccaagattcaGTTCTTTAAAGTTGCACTAGGCAGATTTCAAGTGCTTCACAACcatatgtggctagtgactactaCATTGGACTGCACAGATACAGCACATttctatcatcacagaaagttctattgaatCGCATTGCTTTAGTATGACTATGGGAGTGAGTGGCTTTAGTATGACTATGGGAGTGAGGATGGGAGCCAAAATAACTTATTAGAGGCCAGGAGATTGATGGGACTATCCGACCAATGATAAAATCACCAAAAATGGAGATAAGAGTAAGGATGGGATACTATCAGAGGGAACCCTGTTCGTATTGCAGCCCTTAGGGAGAAGGGTTTGGGTAAGGATATTGCGGAGACAGAGTTGGAGTACCATGAACTTCTGTTTTCCATTAGTTCCCAGGGTCATCACCTGCTTATCAGCATGCCCAGCTGTACCTATCACTAAGACCAGCCTCTTGTCCTTCACCTGGAGCTGCACTGCACTGCTTCCAGTAGAGTCAGGCAAATGTTGGCATTTTCTCTAGGGGCTTGTCAAAGATACCTTGTCTGAGGTATCCCCACCGACCCCCAACCCCAGGCTGACAGAGAACAGTCTCAGCATCTCTTCTCATGTGCAGAGGTGCTCAGAGTCTTCAGGAAGATGCAGCCCACCTATTTTCAGATCCCCAgttaagaaaaaaggaatggggggcgcctgggtggctcagttggttaggcgactgccttcggctcaggtcatgatcctggagtcccgggatcgagtcccgcatcgggctccctgctcggcagggagactgcttctccctctgacccttccccctctcatgtgctctctgtctctctcattctctctgtctcaaataaatgaataaaatctttaaaaaaaaaaaaaaaagaaaaaaggaatgggGCTGGGAATGGGAACTGAGACTTCTGGTTCTGTCATATATCAGGAGAGACTAGGACCTCAGTTTCTGTTTCGGCAATTGAGTAAATAGCATATGGTCATCATGAGTTCAGAATGGGGTCCATGGGCACAAGGGGAATACCTCACTGAAGTTCTttcccaggaagaagaggaggtaGCATGGCCTAAGACCCAACATTTCCATTAGCTAGGGGAGAACATGAGACATATCACACCAGGTTAGATCTTTACTGGGGACAGGAGACATAGTGCCCCTTTTTGCCAGCCCTTAGGAGTTGATGATCTCAATGTGGAACTGTAGGTGAGTGGCTGTGACTACACAGTGGCCCCGAAGGAGAGCACAGGTATAGCAGTTGTGGCATTCCCAGTGGCGTTGGATGACACGGATGGCGTTGAGCACTTGACAGTATCGCCAGTGGATACGCCACATACGGACCAAAGACTGGATCTTGACCACTGCCCTCACTGTATTTGCGTAGGTAACCAGGGCTTCCCTTCGCTTCTTCTGCAGCAGGTTCTCCAAGGTCTGCCTCCACCAGCGCTGAATGATCCAGGCCCTGAGGGCTGCATGCAGCAATGTTCGGCGTACCAGGGTGCCACGCCACCAGGCCTGAATCTCTGaggctgcttttgtttttgtttctaaactTTTCTGGGTGGAGATAAGAGAGACCACTCAGGGAACTTCCTGCCATCAACTTCCAAGATCTTCCTGGAAGGGGCCCAGATTCTCTTAACTATTATTACTTCTTTGGAGAGTTCAGGGGAGTTAGGACACTGCTTAGGAGCCAGAAGACCTGGGTTGTGAGCCCTCCTCTGTCACTGTGGGCAGATCATCCTGTTCTCAGAGTCGCAGCATCCTCCTGACTATCTCACAGGTGTATGGATAAAGGGAAAACCTTTAGTAGCTAGGAGGGTGCATTAGGGATGTGAAGGACTTTGTTAGTCATGCTCTACCTCTTCAGTGCTTATTGGGTTTGGGAGGTTTGGCCTCATAATGCCTTTGCCTGGTATTCTCTGCTAATTCTAGTTCCAAACCATTGTTGGTTGATTTCTCTCTGCCACAACAATGTACTTCAATACTGTGGTGGGTTTTCAGCACCCTCATCCCATTTTCTACTCCAGCCCATATTTTGAACAACACCCTCATCCCATTTTCCGCTCAGCCCATATTTTGAACATTGTACTCTCTAATTCAGAGTCCTCACATTCTCACCTCCCAACCCTATTCATTTCTTGATGGCTTTCATTCTCTCCATTCACTTTTCATGCCACAGTCTAACTGAGACCAAGAGAGCCCATGTAGAGAAGGGAATGGAGAAAAAATGAGCCAATATTGAGTTGACACCTGATTATTTTAGACTCTGGGTCCATAAAAAGCACAATTCCACAGCCTCATGACACAGACATAAATGTTCTGGATATCTCTTAACTACATGGAGATTTTACCCACCTTGaatttctgcttcttcctcttcttcaattCAATTACTTCCTCAACATCTTcagttataattaaaattaaactgcCATGAGTCTGTCATCAGAATTAAATGGGAAATGAATGGATGAGGTAAGACTGCTGTTTCTCTttaaggctctgtgctcagatAACCCCTGCTTCAGCATCCCTTCTTTTCCCAAGACCTGTGAAGTCCCAGGTGATTTCCACCCACTCCTAGCTTGCCTATTAATCTGGCCACGTCTCTTACGCAAAATCGGATCCCCATGGCTTGT
Proteins encoded in this window:
- the IQCF2 gene encoding IQ domain-containing protein F2 — protein: MGIRFCTHGSLILIITEDVEEVIELKKRKKQKFKKSLETKTKAASEIQAWWRGTLVRRTLLHAALRAWIIQRWWRQTLENLLQKKRREALVTYANTVRAVVKIQSLVRMWRIHWRYCQVLNAIRVIQRHWECHNCYTCALLRGHCVVTATHLQFHIEIINS